The Tenebrio molitor chromosome 3, icTenMoli1.1, whole genome shotgun sequence genome contains a region encoding:
- the LOC138126627 gene encoding lipase member J-like, whose translation MLLLVFLIYWCVVHNQVQASFADFSKNACTELYYYPIKAFSRHCYVTLNGDTPVPDIIQRSGYKLERYVVTTSDGYVLTLFRIPPEEGDNRKNKQPIFLQHGIASDSAIWVTTGSLGFILADEGYDVWLGNHRGTPNSQEHTKYKSSDPEYWNFNLDDSSANDLKASLNEVARVTGKKGSIIYVGHSRGSTIAFMFASQFPNDTKELLQGIVALSPIVYLELPSHWKLLLPAAPLIGVIFKSQFFSYQRSDFQETFKYLGITSIFYHDKIIHLFLKHFCSLMPYICKYSSSMTFGQSNNFLPDNLLTAYSNFPRPISVAEVTQYVQIYNSGNFQKFDYGKEANLRKYQQEKPPLYDLSQINVPVVLLYGKHDTLLSTEKVDKFYKQLTVSKKSMESVPIGDSNEENAYNHVDFIQGKDIKKIFYNDLLNILQSDKLTSKK comes from the exons ATGCTACTGCTCGTCTTCCTTATCTATTGGTGTGTGGTTCACAACCAAGTGCAAGCTTCTTTTGCAGACTTTTCCAAAAATGCATGCACCGAGCTATATTACTACCCCATCAAAGCGTTCAGTCGGCATTGTTACGTTACCTTAAACGGAGATACTCCAGTG ccAGATATTATCCAACGTAGCGGTTACAAACTGGAACGCTACGTTGTTACCACCTCCGATGGTTACGTCTTGACTCTGTTCAGAATACCACCTGAAGAAGGTGACAACAGAAAGAACAAGCAACCCATATTTCTGCAACATGGTATCGCAAGCGATTCTGCTATTTGGGTTACGACCGGATCGCTAG GATTTATTTTAGCCGATGAAGGCTACGATGTTTGGCTAGGTAACCACAGAGGAACTCCCAACTCACAAGAACATACAAAATACAAATCCTCCGATCCCGAGTACTGGAACTTCAA CCTGGACGATAGTTCTGCTAACGATCTGAAAGCAAGCTTGAATGAAGTTGCGAGAGTGACAGGAAAGAAAGGTTCCATTATATACGTGGGACACTCCAGAGGATCCACCATTGCTTTCATGTTTGCGTCGCAGTTTCCCAACGACACCAAAGAACTGCTACAGGGAATTGTTGCACTGAGTCCCATCGTCTACTTGGAGTTGCCGAGTCATTGGAAACTTCTACTCCCAGCAGCTCCTCTGATTGGAGTAATATTCAAATCCCAGTTTTTTTCCTACCAAAGATCTGATTTTCAGGAAACTTTCAAGTACTTGGGAATAACTTCTATATTCTATCACGATAAAATTATTCATCTATTTCTGAAGCATTTCTGTTCGCTGATGCcatacatttgcaaatattcTTCTTCTATGACTTTCGGACAATCAAACAACTTTCTCCCA GACAACCTACTCACGGCTTACAGCAATTTTCCAAGACCCATTTCAGTGGCAGAAGTGACACAATACGTGCAAATATACAATTCGGGAAATTTCCAAAAGTTTGATTACGGAAAAGAGGCTAATCTGAGAAAGTATCAGCAAGAAAAGCCTCCGTTGTACGATTTGAGTCAGATTAATGTTCCAGTTGTTTTGTTGTATGGTAAACACGACACTTTACTTAGTACAGAG AAGGttgataaattttataaacaacTAACAGTGTCCAAGAAGAGTATGGAGAGTGTTCCGATTGGTGACAGCAATGAGGAAAATGCGTACAACCATGTTGATTTTATTCAAGGAAAAGACATAAAGAAGATATTTTACAACGAcctgttaaatattttacagaGTGACAAACTAACTTCCAAAAAGTag